The proteins below come from a single Rosa rugosa chromosome 2, drRosRugo1.1, whole genome shotgun sequence genomic window:
- the LOC133734683 gene encoding embryo-specific protein ATS3A-like: protein MATKDYGGSLLTCCVLLLALFAGGESFAPMSKENCTYAVTIETTCTKGASTSNNISLRFGDTNSNGVLVKHLNSKHIRRVDPLEPQVLDDVPRKPFQACVVDQFQVKGLCVDSPICYLYLKLAGTDDWRPGFAQVHVMEGSHSHLSSDYFYFRRYLPRRAWHGLDACDKEVTSFGIKQNRKVFVKKQGKHMSLP, encoded by the exons ATGGCAACAAAGGATTATGGAGGATCGTTATTAACATGCTGTGTGCTTTTGCTTGCGTTGTTTGCCGGAGGTGAAAGTTTCGCGCCAATGAGCAAG GAAAACTGTACATACGCAGTTACAATTGAAACAACATGCACAAAAGGCGCTTCAACCTCAAACAACATTAGCCTAAGATTTGGCGACACAAATTCTAATGGCGTTTTGGTAAAGCACCTAAACTCCAAGCACATAAGAAGGGTGGATCCACTAGAACCCCAAGTCCTTGACGATGTGCCTAGAAAACCATTTCAAGCTTGTGTTGTGGATCAGTTTCAAGTGAAGGGTCTATGCGTTGACTCACCCATCTGCTATTTGTATCTCAAACTGGCTGGAACTGATGACTGGCGGCCTGGTTTTGCTCAAGTCCATGTCATGGAGGGATCTCACTCTCATCTTAGCTCTGATTACTTCTACTTCCGCCGGTACCTGCCTCGCCGTGCTTGGCATGGTTTGGATGCGTGTGACAAAGAGGTCACTTCCTTTGGGATTAAGCAAAATAGGAAAGTCTTTGTAAAGAAACAAGGGAAACATATGTCCTTGCCATGA
- the LOC133727814 gene encoding laccase-17-like translates to MGVSIFSLQAFFKLFLFSFITLCLSSELAVASITRHYKFEIKLQNITRLCHTKSVVTVNGQFPGPRIVAREGDNLLIKVVNHVHNNISIHWHGIRQLRSGWADGPAYVTQCPIQTGNSYVYNYTIVGQRGTLWWHAHISWLRSTVYGPLIILPKRGVPYPFIKPYKEVPIVFGEWWNADPEAVINQALQTGGGPNVSDAYTINGLPGPLYNCSANDTFKLKVQAGKTYLLRLINAALNDELFFSIANHTLKVVETDAVYVKPFDTNTILIAPGQTANVLLKTKPNFPNATFLMTARPYVTGLGTFDNSTLAGILEYETTAFHSNLPLNKLPLHKPILPALNDTSFATKFASKLRSLNTPQFPANVPQKVDKRLFFTIGLGTSPCSQQQHNNQTCQGPNGTMFAASINNVSFTMPNTALLQSHFSGQSKGVYSPDFPISPLTPFNYTGAQLNNTNVGNGTKLMVLPFNTSVELVLQDTSILGAESHPLHLHGFNFFVVGQGFGNFNQNKDPKKFNLLDPVERNTVGVPSGGWVAIRFLADNPGVWFMHCHLEIHTSWGLKMAWVVLDGKLPNQKLLPPPSDLPTC, encoded by the exons atgGGTGTCTCTATTTTTTCATTGCAAGCGTTTTTCAagctctttctcttctctttcatAACTTTGTGTCTCAGTTCTGAGCTTGCAGTTGCAAGCATTACCAGGCACTACAAGTTTGAA ATCAAACTGCAAAATATCACAAGGTTGTGCCATACAAAGAGCGTTGTAACAGTTAATGGGCAGTTTCCCGGACCTCGGATTGTAGCAAGGGAGGGCGATAATCTCCTTATTAAAGTGGTTAATCATGTCCACAACAACATCTCCATCCATTG GCATGGGATTCGACAACTTCGATCCGGGTGGGCCGATGGGCCAGCATATGTGACCCAATGCCCTATACAAACAGGTAACAGTTATGTGTACAACTACACGATTGTAGGACAAAGAGGCACCCTCTGGTGGCATGCTCATATTTCATGGCTCAGATCAACTGTCTACGGTCCTCTAATCATTCTTCCAAAGCGTGGTGTTCCTTACCCATTTATCAAGCCCTACAAGGAAGTACCCATCGTCTTTG GAGAGTGGTGGAATGCAGATCCTGAAGCAGTCATAAACCAGGCACTACAAACTGGTGGAGGCCCAAATGTCTCAGACGCCTATACCATTAATGGACTGCCAGGACCATTGTATAACTGTTCTGCCAATG ATACTTTCAAGCTGAAGGTTCAAGCTGGGAAAACATACCTTCTTCGCCTAATCAACGCAGCACTAAATGACGAGCTCTTCTTCAGCATTGCAAATCATACCCTCAAAGTGGTCGAAACAGACGCCGTTTATGTCAAGCCCTTCGACACCAACACCATTCTCATTGCCCCGGGACAAACCGCAAACGTTCTTCTGAAAACCAAACCCAACTTCCCAAATGCTACATTTCTCATGACCGCAAGGCCATACGTGACTGGTCTAGGCACCTTCGACAACTCCACTCTTGCTGGCATTCTAGAGTACGAAACGACCGCATTTCACTCAAACCTCCCACTGAACAAACTTCCACTCCACAAACCAATTCTCCCAGCTCTAAATGACACATCGTTTGCAACAAAGTTCGCCAGCAAACTCCGCAGCTTAAACACACCACAGTTCCCAGCTAACGTCCCACAAAAAGTTGACAAGCGTTTGTTCTTCACAATAGGACTTGGAACCAGCCCATGTAGCCAGCAGCAGCACAACAACCAAACTTGCCAAGGACCCAATGGAACTATGTTTGCTGCTTCAATCAACAACGTTTCTTTTACTATGCCAAACACTGCCTTACTCCAATCCCACTTCTCTGGCCAATCAAAGGGGGTCTATTCCCCTGACTTTCCGATCAGTCCTTTAACTCCATTTAATTACACGGGAGCCCAGCTGAACAATACTAATGTGGGCAATGGTACAAAGCTAATGGTGCTTCCGTTTAATACTAGTGTGGAGTTGGTGTTGCAGGACACTAGTATTCTTGGTGCTGAAAGtcatcctcttcatcttcatggGTTCAATTTCTTTGTTGTTGGTCAAGGGTTTGGGAACTTCAACCAAAACAAAGACCCTAAGAAGTTCAATCTGCTTGACCCTGTTGAAAGAAACACCGTAGGTGTTCCCTCCGGCGGGTGGGTTGCAATTCGTTTCCTAGCAGACAACCCTG GTGTATGGTTCATGCATTGTCACTTGGAGATCCATACTAGCTGGGGCTTGAAGATGGCATGGGTAGTCCTAGATGGAAAACTTCCCAACCAGAAGTTGCTTCCTCCACCGTCAGATCTTCCCACATGTTGA